Proteins from one Amycolatopsis benzoatilytica AK 16/65 genomic window:
- a CDS encoding MaoC/PaaZ C-terminal domain-containing protein produces the protein MTQNVLAPAVGDELPPLTAGPVDRELLARFAEASGDDNPIHLDPAAAAEAGHPDVIAHGMLSMAYLGRLVGEWVPQHRIRSLRARFVAPTPLGARPTCTGRVLSVSEEENGLLAKLSLTVKLADGTTTVRGEALVAFPLSSPAAP, from the coding sequence ATGACGCAGAACGTGCTGGCACCGGCCGTCGGCGACGAACTCCCGCCGCTCACCGCCGGACCGGTGGACCGCGAGCTGCTGGCCCGCTTCGCCGAAGCCTCCGGCGACGACAACCCGATCCACCTGGACCCGGCCGCCGCCGCCGAAGCCGGCCATCCGGACGTCATCGCGCACGGCATGCTGTCGATGGCCTACCTCGGCCGGTTGGTCGGCGAATGGGTGCCGCAGCACCGGATCCGCTCGCTGCGTGCCCGCTTCGTCGCTCCGACCCCGCTCGGCGCGCGGCCGACGTGCACCGGGCGTGTGCTCTCGGTGTCCGAAGAGGAGAACGGACTGCTGGCCAAGCTGTCCCTGACGGTAAAGCTGGCCGACGGGACGACGACGGTAAGGGGCGAAGCGCTCGTCGCATTTCCCCTTTCTTCCCCGGCCGCGCCCTAG
- a CDS encoding MBL fold metallo-hydrolase — translation MADYPYPDPVVQTGHARELARDLVVLPNQGVQLVPNVGIIGGTHSVLVVDTGMGPRNADTVLRFATEYARDRRIYLTTTHFHPEHAFGAQTFAGPATYLVNRAQAVDLAEKGPGYLRMFAGLGEPVARQLEGVQLAEPDVVYDESYDLDLGGRVVELRATGRAHSRGDQVVTVPDSGVLFTGDLAEAGQFAIFPWFPPHDTDVSGIRWIEVLRRLSGQRSEIVVPGHGAVRGPELLDELRGYLEVLRDETWRRRDSAMDEATVIAEVREVLIARHPEWEGREWIETAVACLCAEHR, via the coding sequence ATGGCCGACTATCCCTACCCCGACCCGGTCGTACAGACCGGGCACGCCCGCGAGCTGGCCCGCGACCTCGTCGTGCTCCCGAACCAGGGGGTGCAGCTGGTGCCGAACGTCGGCATCATCGGCGGGACGCACTCCGTCCTGGTGGTCGACACCGGCATGGGCCCGCGCAACGCGGACACCGTCCTGCGGTTCGCGACCGAGTACGCGCGGGACCGCCGCATCTACCTCACCACCACGCATTTCCACCCGGAACACGCGTTCGGAGCGCAGACGTTCGCCGGGCCGGCCACCTATCTGGTCAACCGGGCGCAGGCGGTCGACCTGGCCGAGAAAGGCCCGGGCTACCTGCGGATGTTCGCCGGGCTGGGGGAACCGGTCGCACGGCAGCTGGAGGGCGTGCAGCTGGCCGAGCCGGACGTGGTCTACGACGAGTCCTACGACCTCGACCTCGGCGGCCGGGTCGTGGAACTGCGCGCGACCGGTCGGGCGCACAGCCGGGGCGATCAGGTGGTGACCGTTCCGGACTCGGGGGTCCTCTTCACCGGCGACCTGGCCGAGGCCGGGCAGTTCGCGATCTTCCCCTGGTTCCCGCCGCACGACACCGACGTCTCCGGGATCCGCTGGATCGAGGTGCTGCGCCGGCTGTCCGGACAGCGGTCGGAGATCGTGGTGCCCGGACACGGCGCGGTCCGCGGGCCGGAACTGCTCGACGAGCTGCGGGGCTATCTCGAAGTGCTCCGCGACGAGACCTGGCGGCGGCGGGATTCGGCGATGGACGAGGCGACGGTGATCGCGGAGGTACGAGAGGTGCTGATCGCCCGGCATCCGGAATGGGAGGGGCGGGAATGGATCGAAACCGCGGTCGCCTGTTTGTGCGCCGAGCACCGGTGA
- the sbnB gene encoding 2,3-diaminopropionate biosynthesis protein SbnB encodes MSDLANSPAFAVVPGAAVQQALAGNEKVVAGIVENAYRLHGGGRTVNPPSYFLRFPDRPSARIIALPASLGGDEHPVDGLKWISSFPENLGKGLPRASAVLILNDPETGYPFACLESSVISAARTAASAALAADVLSRDRARPSRVGFAGTGLIARYVHQYLAGTGWEFSETGVYDRSAEYAEGFRGYLERSGATGVRVHDDAESLIRASDLLVFATTAAEPHIADPAWFDHHPLVLHVSLRDLAPEMLVTACNVVDDVEHCLKANTSVHLLEQRLGHREFLAGTLFDVLTGAVSAPADQTVVFSPFGLGVLDLAVGEYVYAETARAGRLVSIDGFFSELSRHG; translated from the coding sequence ATGTCAGACTTGGCAAACAGTCCTGCCTTCGCCGTGGTGCCCGGCGCGGCCGTCCAGCAAGCGCTGGCCGGCAACGAAAAAGTGGTCGCCGGCATTGTGGAGAACGCCTACCGGCTGCACGGCGGCGGCCGCACCGTCAATCCGCCGTCCTACTTCCTGCGTTTCCCGGACCGGCCGAGCGCGCGGATCATCGCGCTGCCCGCGTCGCTGGGCGGCGACGAGCACCCGGTCGACGGGCTGAAGTGGATCTCGAGTTTCCCGGAGAACCTCGGCAAGGGCCTCCCGCGGGCGTCCGCGGTGCTCATCCTGAACGACCCGGAGACCGGATATCCCTTTGCCTGCTTGGAATCCTCGGTGATCAGCGCGGCGCGCACGGCGGCTTCGGCGGCGCTGGCCGCCGACGTGCTGAGCCGGGACCGGGCCCGCCCGTCGCGGGTCGGGTTCGCCGGCACCGGGCTGATCGCGCGGTACGTGCACCAGTATCTGGCGGGCACCGGGTGGGAGTTCTCCGAAACCGGGGTGTACGACCGGTCCGCGGAATACGCCGAAGGGTTCCGGGGCTACCTCGAACGGTCCGGCGCGACCGGGGTGCGGGTGCACGACGACGCCGAATCGCTGATCCGCGCGAGCGATCTGCTGGTGTTCGCGACCACGGCCGCCGAGCCGCACATCGCCGACCCGGCGTGGTTCGACCACCATCCGCTGGTGCTGCACGTTTCGCTGCGCGACCTCGCGCCGGAGATGCTGGTGACCGCGTGCAACGTGGTCGACGACGTGGAGCACTGCCTCAAGGCGAACACCTCGGTGCACTTGCTCGAACAACGCTTGGGGCACCGGGAATTCCTTGCCGGGACGCTCTTCGACGTGCTCACCGGCGCGGTCTCGGCGCCCGCCGATCAGACGGTGGTGTTCTCGCCGTTCGGCCTGGGAGTGCTCGACCTCGCGGTGGGGGAGTACGTCTACGCGGAGACCGCGCGGGCCGGTCGGCTCGTCTCGATCGACGGATTCTTCTCCGAGCTCAGCCGGCATGGCTGA
- the sbnA gene encoding 2,3-diaminopropionate biosynthesis protein SbnA — protein sequence MTVITRAEDFNADDLYVDLEPVLGQALHLKCEGFNFAGSIKLKAAQQMVSAAEDRGMLRPGSTIVESSSGNLGVALSVIAAGRGYRFVCVTDAKCNETVRLQMQALGAQVHVVTEPAGERGLVGARIDLVRRLCAQDPTCVWLNQYENPDNWAAHFHGTGPEIAKQFPDLDVLFVGAGTTGTLTGSARFFREYKPQTRIVAIDVAGSVLFGGPPGPRRIPGLGNHITPGIFDPSIVDEVVIVDEAETVRMCRRLARHGFLFGGSTGSVVSGALSWLASRDRLPGSAVAVAPDFGVPYLNTVYRAEWVRETYGAAV from the coding sequence GTGACCGTCATTACTCGCGCGGAAGACTTCAACGCCGACGACCTCTACGTCGACCTCGAGCCGGTGCTGGGCCAGGCGCTGCACCTCAAGTGCGAAGGGTTCAACTTCGCCGGGTCGATCAAGCTCAAGGCGGCCCAGCAGATGGTGAGCGCGGCCGAGGACCGGGGCATGCTGCGGCCGGGCTCGACGATCGTCGAATCGTCGTCGGGCAACCTGGGCGTCGCGCTCAGCGTGATCGCGGCCGGGCGGGGCTACCGGTTCGTCTGCGTCACCGACGCCAAGTGCAACGAGACGGTCCGGCTGCAGATGCAGGCGCTCGGCGCACAGGTGCACGTGGTGACCGAGCCGGCCGGCGAACGCGGGCTGGTCGGCGCGCGGATCGACCTGGTGCGCAGGCTGTGCGCGCAGGATCCGACCTGCGTCTGGCTGAACCAGTACGAGAACCCGGACAACTGGGCGGCGCATTTCCACGGCACCGGGCCGGAGATCGCCAAGCAGTTCCCGGATCTCGATGTGCTGTTCGTCGGCGCGGGCACCACCGGGACGCTGACCGGGTCCGCCCGGTTCTTCCGCGAGTACAAGCCGCAGACCCGGATCGTCGCGATCGACGTGGCCGGCTCGGTGCTGTTCGGCGGGCCGCCCGGGCCGCGCCGGATTCCCGGGCTGGGCAACCACATCACCCCGGGCATCTTCGATCCGTCCATCGTGGACGAGGTGGTGATCGTGGACGAGGCGGAGACGGTGCGGATGTGCCGCCGGCTGGCCCGGCACGGCTTCCTCTTCGGCGGGTCCACCGGCAGCGTGGTCAGCGGGGCGTTGTCCTGGCTGGCTTCCCGCGACCGGCTGCCCGGTTCCGCGGTCGCGGTGGCGCCGGATTTCGGAGTGCCGTATCTGAACACCGTCTATCGCGCTGAATGGGTGCGTGAAACCTACGGAGCCGCGGTCTAG
- the gntA gene encoding guanitoxin biosynthesis heme-dependent pre-guanitoxin N-hydroxylase GntA — protein sequence MSESVSHAVYAALEEFISEERFVCLGARAALRRKTIVHHHYRALDPDVSAADHHQDLLTFLKGFEPSATSFSSFVATFEKPLHTNEFHFEELVWRYLQRMHEIDRADHPWSDLYDSDPASANFAFSVGSHPFFVVGLHPGASRPSRRFEKPALVFNSHLQFNAMGMKFLTLKSKIRKRERALSGSVNPSFVKYKDEARHYAGRFTEPDWKCPFTPNS from the coding sequence ATGTCCGAATCTGTTTCCCACGCGGTCTACGCCGCACTCGAAGAGTTCATCTCGGAAGAGCGTTTTGTTTGCCTCGGAGCTCGCGCCGCGCTGCGCCGGAAAACGATCGTGCACCACCATTACCGCGCACTCGACCCGGACGTTTCCGCCGCCGACCACCACCAGGATCTGCTGACCTTCCTGAAGGGCTTCGAGCCGTCCGCGACGAGCTTCAGCTCGTTCGTGGCGACCTTCGAGAAACCGTTGCACACCAACGAGTTTCACTTCGAAGAACTCGTCTGGCGATACCTCCAGCGGATGCACGAGATCGACCGCGCCGACCACCCGTGGAGCGACCTCTACGACTCCGATCCGGCGTCCGCGAACTTCGCGTTCTCGGTCGGTTCGCACCCGTTCTTCGTGGTCGGTTTGCATCCCGGCGCGTCGCGGCCGAGCCGTCGTTTCGAAAAGCCCGCGCTGGTGTTCAACTCGCATCTCCAGTTCAACGCCATGGGAATGAAGTTCCTGACCCTGAAGAGCAAAATACGAAAGCGCGAACGGGCCCTGTCCGGCTCGGTGAACCCCAGCTTCGTCAAATACAAAGACGAGGCCCGGCATTACGCCGGAAGGTTCACCGAGCCGGACTGGAAGTGCCCGTTCACGCCGAATTCGTGA
- a CDS encoding FAS1-like dehydratase domain-containing protein: protein MPEQKFAAVRLAPFRTTVDEDRVRRFAGAVGADDPVFHDPAAARAAGHPGVPLPPTLLFGIELEHRGVDALAGIGIPVDRVLHAEQRFTYHSPAHAGEELAFDTVVSDRYTRRGLEFVVQDTEITRDGTVVAELRQVLMAQVRA, encoded by the coding sequence GTGCCCGAACAAAAGTTCGCCGCCGTGCGGCTCGCCCCGTTCCGGACCACCGTCGACGAAGACCGAGTGCGCCGCTTTGCCGGTGCCGTCGGCGCGGACGATCCGGTATTCCACGATCCGGCCGCGGCGCGCGCCGCCGGCCATCCCGGAGTCCCCCTCCCGCCCACGCTGCTGTTCGGCATCGAACTGGAGCACCGGGGCGTCGACGCGCTGGCGGGGATCGGCATCCCGGTCGACCGGGTGCTGCACGCCGAGCAGCGGTTCACCTACCACTCCCCGGCGCACGCCGGCGAAGAGCTGGCCTTCGACACGGTCGTCTCCGATCGCTACACCCGCCGAGGACTGGAATTCGTCGTGCAGGACACGGAAATCACCCGCGACGGCACCGTCGTCGCCGAACTGCGGCAGGTACTGATGGCGCAGGTGCGGGCATGA